Proteins encoded in a region of the Sphingopyxis sp. OAS728 genome:
- a CDS encoding superoxide dismutase, whose product MTIAHPPLPYAQDALEPHISADTLATHHGKHHKAYVDKTNAAIEGTELASKPLEEIVHHAEGSGNKGLFNNAAQAWNHAFYWESLSPSKTAPKDELLAAIERDFGSLDELKKKLKETAVNHFASGWAWLVSRDGKLSVTDTHDAGTELVAGIKPILVIDVWEHAYYIDRKNLRPAYVDAVVDELLNWDFAAENFARDTTWTYPA is encoded by the coding sequence ATGACGATCGCCCATCCTCCCCTGCCTTACGCTCAGGACGCGCTGGAGCCGCATATTTCGGCCGACACGCTGGCGACCCATCATGGCAAGCATCACAAGGCCTATGTCGACAAGACCAACGCCGCAATCGAGGGCACCGAGCTGGCGTCGAAGCCGCTCGAGGAAATCGTCCATCACGCCGAAGGATCGGGTAACAAGGGCCTGTTCAACAACGCCGCGCAAGCGTGGAACCACGCCTTTTATTGGGAAAGCCTGAGCCCGTCGAAGACCGCGCCGAAGGATGAGCTGCTCGCCGCGATCGAACGTGATTTCGGTTCGCTCGACGAGCTCAAGAAGAAGCTCAAGGAAACCGCAGTCAATCATTTCGCGTCGGGCTGGGCGTGGCTCGTCTCGCGCGACGGCAAGCTGTCGGTTACCGACACGCATGATGCGGGCACCGAGCTGGTTGCGGGCATCAAGCCGATCCTCGTGATCGACGTGTGGGAACATGCCTATTACATCGACCGCAAAAATCTGCGCCCGGCCTATGTCGACGCGGTGGTCGACGAACTGCTCAACTGGGATTTCGCGGCCGAGAATTTCGCGCGCGATACGACCTGGACCTATCCGGCATAA
- a CDS encoding L-serine ammonia-lyase — translation MTISLFELFKIGVGPSSSHTVGPMVAARRFTVWLDEQGLLTGTVHVEADLYGSLALTGKGHAADTAVVAGLAGEIPASTSLAAIKAHWDRAESEGFIYLLGRQRVRFQPKSDLHFQMRQRQPFHSNALSFTARDGDGEILAKRMYFSIGGGFVVDEDEAGRNSRGAEDEVELPYPFTSGADLIAMGKASGLSFAEMMFANEVRHRPPNEVTAGIDAIAEAMDASIDAGCSSTGILPGGLKVKRRAPQIADDIRGRHETNLIDPLAMMDWINLWAMAVNEENAAGGKVVTAPTNGAAGIIPAVIRFYRRGYRGDAAGVRTFLLAAGAVGALYKRNASISGAEVGCQGEVGVACSMAAAGLTAALGGTNAQVENAAEIGMEHNLGLTCDPIGGLVQIPCIERNAMGAIKAIDASRIAMIGDGTHVVSLDTVIATMLQTGRDMRDKYKETSKGGLAVSVVEC, via the coding sequence ATGACGATCAGCCTGTTCGAACTCTTCAAAATCGGTGTCGGTCCTTCCAGCTCGCATACTGTGGGCCCGATGGTTGCCGCGCGGCGTTTCACCGTATGGCTCGACGAGCAGGGCCTGCTCACCGGGACCGTGCATGTCGAGGCCGACCTTTATGGCTCGCTCGCGCTGACCGGGAAGGGCCACGCCGCCGACACCGCGGTGGTCGCGGGGCTCGCGGGCGAGATCCCCGCCTCGACCAGCCTCGCCGCGATCAAGGCGCATTGGGACCGGGCGGAGAGCGAGGGCTTTATCTATTTGCTCGGGCGGCAGCGGGTACGGTTTCAGCCGAAAAGCGACCTGCATTTCCAGATGCGCCAGCGCCAGCCGTTCCATAGCAATGCCTTGAGCTTCACGGCGCGCGACGGCGACGGCGAGATATTGGCAAAGCGCATGTATTTCTCGATCGGTGGCGGCTTCGTCGTCGATGAGGATGAGGCAGGGCGCAACAGCCGCGGCGCCGAGGATGAAGTCGAACTGCCCTATCCCTTCACCTCGGGCGCCGACCTGATCGCGATGGGCAAGGCGTCGGGCCTCAGCTTTGCCGAAATGATGTTCGCCAACGAAGTGCGTCACCGCCCGCCGAACGAGGTGACGGCGGGTATCGATGCGATCGCCGAGGCGATGGATGCCTCGATCGATGCGGGCTGTTCGAGCACGGGCATTCTGCCCGGAGGGCTCAAGGTCAAGCGCCGCGCGCCGCAGATCGCCGACGATATCCGGGGCCGCCACGAAACCAATCTGATCGACCCGCTCGCGATGATGGACTGGATCAACCTGTGGGCGATGGCGGTGAACGAGGAAAATGCCGCGGGCGGCAAGGTCGTCACCGCGCCGACCAACGGCGCGGCGGGGATCATCCCGGCGGTGATCCGCTTCTACCGGCGCGGTTATCGCGGCGACGCCGCGGGGGTGCGCACCTTCCTGCTCGCGGCGGGCGCGGTCGGTGCGCTTTACAAGCGCAACGCCAGCATCTCGGGCGCCGAGGTCGGCTGCCAGGGCGAGGTCGGCGTCGCCTGTTCGATGGCCGCGGCGGGGCTGACCGCCGCGCTCGGCGGCACCAACGCGCAGGTCGAGAATGCCGCCGAGATCGGCATGGAGCATAACCTCGGCCTCACCTGCGATCCCATCGGCGGGCTGGTGCAGATCCCGTGCATCGAGCGCAACGCGATGGGTGCGATCAAGGCGATCGACGCGAGCCGCATCGCGATGATCGGCGACGGCACGCATGTCGTCAGCCTCGACACGGTGATCGCGACGATGCTGCAAACCGGCCGCGACATGCGCGACAAATATAAGGAAACGTCGAAGGGCGGGCTGGCGGTTAGTGTGGTGGAGTGTTGA